One window from the genome of Natrinema caseinilyticum encodes:
- a CDS encoding helix-turn-helix domain-containing protein: MYDVCGEKELKVILVLDSDDSISGVARKIDENRETIRRVVNRLEEAGYVVYDDGLQLVDQTIRDAGLEFLTAATDISPPSISEAYVLPQFAGMEYAFTAIDAVYVWTRGGYQVARDPEDYPLFIAVHESDLDAWMAFFDRFGIPTAEERQPADDLDGSIQVVLEPEAQIEAEMVEGRPVISLQETVAFANEHYAHFQSALDMLDRMYDEVDTDANYRPN, encoded by the coding sequence ATGTACGATGTGTGCGGTGAGAAGGAACTCAAGGTCATCCTCGTACTCGACTCAGATGATTCCATCTCAGGCGTCGCGCGGAAGATCGACGAGAACCGGGAGACGATTCGGCGCGTCGTGAATCGCCTCGAAGAAGCGGGATACGTCGTGTACGATGATGGCCTCCAGCTCGTCGACCAGACAATCCGAGACGCCGGTCTCGAGTTCCTGACGGCGGCAACAGACATCTCGCCGCCGTCGATCTCGGAGGCGTACGTCCTCCCGCAGTTCGCGGGTATGGAGTATGCATTCACTGCCATCGATGCGGTTTATGTCTGGACTCGCGGTGGCTACCAGGTTGCTCGCGACCCGGAGGACTATCCGCTGTTCATTGCCGTCCACGAGTCCGACCTCGACGCCTGGATGGCGTTCTTCGACCGGTTCGGAATCCCGACTGCAGAGGAGCGCCAGCCCGCTGACGACCTCGATGGTTCGATACAGGTGGTCCTCGAGCCGGAGGCACAGATCGAGGCCGAGATGGTCGAAGGACGGCCAGTTATCTCCCTCCAAGAAACCGTAGCGTTCGCAAACGAGCACTACGCACACTTCCAGTCAGCCCTCGACATGCTCGACCGTATGTACGACGAGGTCGACACTGACGCGAACTACCGCCCAAACTAA
- a CDS encoding DUF7389 domain-containing protein, protein MSDSKQQANRVVESSSREGRTNQTEYVERSDVGVSLTVKLTRGTGTRDQDKITAKVKGKTLEDARKDMETLREYIHGLAEDARQIQPADPHE, encoded by the coding sequence ATGTCTGACTCAAAGCAACAAGCAAATCGAGTTGTTGAATCGTCGTCCAGAGAAGGACGCACGAACCAAACCGAGTACGTCGAGCGAAGCGATGTCGGCGTCTCACTAACCGTCAAACTCACTCGCGGTACTGGCACCCGCGATCAAGACAAGATTACGGCCAAAGTGAAGGGTAAGACGCTCGAAGACGCCCGCAAGGACATGGAAACCCTCCGCGAGTATATCCACGGCCTCGCTGAGGACGCTCGCCAAATCCAGCCAGCAGACCCACACGAATAG
- a CDS encoding transcriptional regulator: protein MTTLHITVGDRAQLREDTLQFIQTAEADELDESDERAVLQFGTYDDLVDSLTPLRLDLIQAIAKERPSSMREAARLVDRDVSDVHADLKQLEVLGILELKEGGPGGAIQPVVPFDKIEMHIDYPLLDDVDVDSTPASAD from the coding sequence ATGACCACGCTTCACATCACCGTCGGCGATCGAGCACAGCTCCGAGAGGACACGCTCCAGTTCATTCAGACTGCTGAGGCTGATGAACTGGACGAAAGCGATGAGCGTGCAGTACTCCAGTTCGGGACTTATGACGATCTCGTCGACAGTCTCACTCCACTGCGCCTCGATCTCATACAGGCCATCGCCAAAGAGCGCCCATCAAGTATGCGTGAGGCTGCACGACTCGTCGACCGCGACGTTTCCGATGTTCATGCAGATCTGAAACAGCTTGAGGTATTGGGTATCCTCGAACTCAAGGAAGGTGGCCCTGGGGGAGCGATCCAACCAGTTGTCCCGTTCGATAAAATCGAGATGCACATCGACTACCCGCTTCTCGACGACGTCGACGTAGACAGTACTCCAGCTAGCGCAGACTAG
- a CDS encoding toxin-antitoxin system TumE family protein, producing MGHELTHRYAHVEAGLVENVVIRRTTDTDAYPSGWKYTLHLGTLQDLTLIRYDNAHEDTKGHELHTAAGEADVEFPGMEELIVEFWASADEYWDTIGGNPPRPY from the coding sequence ATGGGCCACGAACTCACGCACCGCTATGCCCACGTCGAGGCCGGACTCGTCGAGAACGTCGTCATCCGACGGACGACCGATACAGACGCCTACCCGTCCGGCTGGAAGTACACCCTTCATCTGGGAACGCTGCAAGATCTAACGCTCATCCGCTACGATAACGCCCACGAAGACACCAAAGGCCACGAACTCCACACCGCTGCCGGGGAGGCAGACGTCGAGTTCCCTGGTATGGAAGAACTCATTGTCGAGTTTTGGGCCAGTGCTGACGAATACTGGGACACGATTGGTGGCAACCCACCCCGTCCCTATTGA
- a CDS encoding DUF6166 domain-containing protein, translating into MTPDAYIGERQRGQLIVTRVPEGTQLTPERSLELANHSPNGFESGYCGSGPAQLALALLLDYTDDAEVALAEYMVFKNEVVSRLEGTGTEQRWRLTGSEIEAKVGTETGELIAS; encoded by the coding sequence ATGACACCGGACGCCTACATCGGCGAACGGCAACGAGGACAGCTGATTGTCACGCGAGTGCCTGAAGGAACACAGCTGACACCAGAGAGAAGCCTCGAGCTCGCCAATCACAGTCCGAATGGGTTCGAGTCAGGATACTGTGGTAGTGGGCCAGCGCAGCTCGCACTCGCGCTCCTGCTTGATTACACCGACGATGCGGAAGTGGCACTTGCGGAGTACATGGTGTTCAAGAACGAGGTGGTCAGCCGGTTGGAGGGTACTGGTACCGAACAGCGGTGGCGTCTCACCGGGAGCGAGATTGAAGCGAAGGTTGGAACGGAAACGGGTGAACTCATCGCCTCATAA
- a CDS encoding HNH endonuclease produces the protein MANTETPWRDESLLYELYWEQNLSTNEIADELGCEQSTVWGWMDRFDIPRRSAYEAATNRRLHPAVFTDRGYVICASNYRGSTDSVGIHRLVMVAEHGFGAVVEKHVHHQNGVRFENRPENLELLTRGEHAQRHGFGTEIRPSKQELGNLQRERDERGRFK, from the coding sequence ATGGCTAACACAGAAACACCGTGGAGAGACGAATCGCTCCTTTACGAACTCTACTGGGAACAAAATCTGAGTACGAACGAGATTGCCGACGAATTGGGATGTGAGCAATCGACCGTCTGGGGGTGGATGGACCGCTTCGACATTCCCCGTCGCAGTGCCTACGAGGCGGCCACGAATAGACGGCTTCACCCAGCCGTTTTCACCGACCGCGGATACGTGATCTGCGCGTCAAACTACCGAGGGTCAACGGATTCAGTCGGCATTCACCGACTGGTGATGGTTGCTGAGCACGGATTCGGTGCGGTCGTCGAGAAACATGTCCATCATCAAAACGGAGTCCGATTCGAAAATCGTCCGGAAAATCTCGAACTCCTCACTCGAGGCGAGCACGCCCAGCGACACGGATTTGGGACGGAGATCCGCCCCTCGAAGCAAGAGTTAGGAAATCTTCAACGAGAACGCGATGAACGAGGGCGGTTCAAATGA
- a CDS encoding amino acid permease, giving the protein MSDNQSSRVSTTGEDGADFARELTLTDITLLGVGAMIGGSVFVLTGLAAGEAGPALVLAFALNGVITIFTAMTYAELGSAIPEPGGGYLWVRTALGRSQAFISGWMSWFAHAVAGSLYVLTFGSFVTLILTAYFDLTLGLSDVRLQKGFAVLATAAFTYVNYRGTKETSFAENVVTILQLAVIVVVIAAGFRVAVSSPQVTIDNLEPFTPNGAGGVFLAMGLTFIAFEGYEIIVQSGREVIDPRENVPKAVFYSMLIVVTLYILIGVVMLGAISVTPDLLKIARATDSIGGTTIPDLPANPAVWQVVGHLGEFGLAQVVGQLLPYGTLIILLTGILSSLAALNATTFSSSRVGYALGHDHVFPESFSRIHAENQTPYVSVVLSGALIAVMAVSLPLAQVAAATDLMFLLLFLQVNYSMIKIRRELGEELTYGYLAPWFPYVPMIGIGTKLLLAVYFFNYSPLAWAIAVGWIGSGVVVFWVYSRGRIRRTEVPETRALVEERAIRERPYRVLVPIDKPANAERLVDIASAIARRNDGELLLTTIVTMPVQTPIERGGDRVSEEREMLTDAMQYVPDDVPAHRSVTVGRTPGRSIVDLTRRHDSDVVVLGWRGRRKRITGAMLGSTIDHVVENAPCDVIVAKTAGPVVPQSILVPTDGGPHATYAERVGGTLAGEYGADLTLLNVATGDRDDAEEFVRERRTDLERAGIECETAVVPDGDVAPAIVEFAEENDVDTIVAGAAQAGLVPQTLFGDIAEEVGEQFGEEVLMVRKYRFVRSAAVRWTHKWFASRPAPDDRSENFQAHDSPQEGVPTDDDERQQ; this is encoded by the coding sequence ATGAGTGATAATCAGTCCAGTAGAGTGTCTACCACCGGCGAAGACGGCGCGGACTTCGCTCGAGAACTGACGCTGACGGATATCACCCTTCTCGGCGTCGGTGCGATGATCGGCGGGAGCGTCTTCGTTCTCACGGGGCTCGCGGCCGGAGAAGCGGGTCCGGCGTTGGTCCTCGCGTTCGCGCTCAATGGCGTCATTACGATTTTCACCGCGATGACGTACGCCGAACTCGGGAGTGCGATCCCGGAACCCGGTGGGGGCTACCTGTGGGTCCGGACGGCGCTCGGTAGGTCGCAGGCGTTCATCTCCGGGTGGATGAGCTGGTTCGCGCACGCCGTCGCCGGGTCCCTCTACGTCCTCACGTTCGGCTCGTTCGTCACGCTGATTCTCACGGCGTACTTCGACCTCACGCTGGGTCTCTCCGACGTTCGATTACAGAAGGGATTCGCCGTTCTTGCGACTGCGGCGTTCACGTACGTGAATTACCGCGGGACGAAAGAGACCAGCTTTGCCGAAAACGTCGTCACGATACTCCAACTGGCCGTTATCGTCGTCGTCATTGCGGCTGGCTTTCGAGTCGCCGTCTCGTCGCCCCAGGTGACGATCGACAATCTCGAGCCGTTCACACCGAACGGCGCGGGCGGCGTCTTCCTCGCGATGGGGCTGACCTTCATCGCCTTCGAGGGGTACGAGATCATCGTCCAATCCGGGCGCGAGGTCATCGATCCGCGGGAAAACGTCCCGAAAGCGGTCTTCTATTCGATGCTCATCGTCGTCACGCTCTATATCTTGATCGGGGTCGTAATGTTGGGTGCAATTTCCGTCACACCCGACCTCCTCAAGATCGCCCGGGCGACCGATAGCATCGGCGGCACGACGATCCCCGACCTCCCGGCGAACCCGGCCGTCTGGCAAGTCGTCGGTCACCTGGGCGAGTTCGGCCTCGCGCAGGTCGTCGGTCAACTGTTGCCCTACGGAACGCTAATCATCCTTCTGACTGGTATCCTGTCATCGCTGGCGGCGCTCAACGCGACGACGTTCTCGAGTTCGCGCGTGGGCTACGCGCTCGGGCACGATCACGTCTTTCCCGAGTCGTTCAGCCGCATCCACGCGGAGAATCAGACGCCGTACGTATCGGTCGTACTCAGCGGCGCACTGATCGCTGTGATGGCCGTCTCGCTTCCGCTCGCACAGGTGGCCGCGGCGACCGACCTGATGTTCCTCCTGTTGTTCTTGCAGGTGAACTACTCGATGATCAAAATCCGCCGCGAACTCGGTGAGGAGCTCACGTACGGCTATCTGGCACCGTGGTTTCCGTACGTTCCGATGATCGGGATCGGCACGAAGCTCCTCCTCGCGGTCTACTTCTTCAACTACAGCCCGCTCGCGTGGGCGATCGCAGTCGGCTGGATCGGGTCTGGTGTGGTCGTGTTCTGGGTCTATTCCCGGGGACGCATCCGCCGGACGGAAGTCCCTGAAACGCGGGCCCTCGTCGAGGAACGCGCCATACGAGAACGCCCCTATCGGGTACTCGTTCCGATCGACAAACCGGCGAACGCGGAACGACTCGTCGATATCGCCAGTGCAATCGCTCGACGGAACGACGGGGAACTGTTACTGACGACGATCGTCACGATGCCTGTCCAGACGCCGATCGAACGGGGGGGTGATCGCGTCTCCGAAGAACGAGAGATGCTCACTGATGCGATGCAGTACGTCCCGGACGACGTCCCGGCACACCGAAGCGTCACCGTCGGTCGGACGCCGGGACGCAGTATCGTCGATCTCACGCGGCGGCACGACAGCGATGTCGTCGTTCTCGGCTGGCGCGGACGGCGAAAGCGAATCACCGGCGCGATGCTTGGATCGACGATCGATCACGTCGTCGAGAATGCACCCTGCGACGTCATTGTAGCGAAGACCGCTGGCCCAGTCGTACCGCAGTCGATCCTCGTGCCGACCGACGGCGGACCCCACGCGACGTACGCGGAACGGGTCGGTGGGACGCTCGCCGGCGAATACGGTGCGGATTTAACGTTGCTGAACGTCGCGACCGGTGACAGAGACGACGCGGAAGAATTCGTTCGGGAGAGGCGCACCGATCTCGAACGGGCGGGAATTGAATGTGAAACGGCGGTCGTACCCGACGGAGACGTCGCCCCAGCGATCGTCGAGTTCGCCGAGGAGAACGATGTCGACACGATCGTCGCCGGAGCGGCGCAGGCGGGTCTCGTTCCCCAGACACTCTTCGGAGATATCGCCGAAGAGGTCGGGGAACAGTTCGGTGAAGAGGTGTTGATGGTCAGAAAGTACCGATTCGTTCGATCTGCCGCCGTCAGATGGACGCACAAATGGTTCGCCAGTCGCCCGGCGCCGGATGATCGAAGCGAGAATTTTCAGGCGCACGATTCCCCACAAGAAGGCGTGCCCACTGACGATGACGAACGACAGCAGTAA
- a CDS encoding DUF1214 domain-containing protein, whose amino-acid sequence MEQSSAGSFEIPNWDRQSFKQIDDALTTVFTTLENFSGAYGDVGEVDSAKYSLASVTPDGFPESETIYSSRIPAQNDGETPHTLSVQDVPADAFWSVTVYNSDGFLEENEYDADTINNVTAERDDDDSVTVHFSGDPDQPNFLYTPSE is encoded by the coding sequence GTGGAACAATCATCGGCTGGCTCGTTCGAGATTCCCAACTGGGATCGACAATCGTTCAAACAGATCGACGACGCGCTCACGACAGTCTTTACCACGCTCGAGAACTTTTCGGGCGCGTATGGCGACGTCGGCGAGGTCGACTCCGCGAAGTACTCCCTCGCTAGTGTGACACCGGACGGGTTTCCGGAATCTGAAACGATCTACTCGTCGAGGATTCCCGCCCAGAACGACGGTGAGACGCCGCACACACTCTCTGTCCAAGACGTCCCGGCCGACGCGTTCTGGTCGGTCACTGTCTACAACAGTGACGGGTTTCTTGAGGAGAACGAGTACGACGCAGATACGATTAACAACGTGACTGCAGAGCGAGACGACGATGACAGTGTCACCGTTCACTTTAGCGGCGACCCCGATCAACCGAACTTCCTCTACACCCCATCGGAGTGA
- a CDS encoding AI-2E family transporter: protein MIPNDDHDATWLRAKIGWWALALALAAVLIVVLGDYLGWFVFGIFLYYIARPLSRTLQRRGLSSGTSAVVTLGLVVLPFVIILVVITTLAFIQFATLELADFEQILELLFPNLHPDDLPTTEAELYPIAENLATDPTVATVGLWVQGVLERFLMATYLAFVTFVFAFVLVRDERRLITWVRADFIAEESPLDRFLCRVDEGLESVFFGYTLTILAIMLSAGGIYLALNEIAPVGLAIPHVLLLAIVTGLASTVPLVGRTVVYVVIIGYLAVQAIRTNLTALWFPVVFYVVMSVLYDGVIRTYVRPHLSGRLFPTSVVLFAYLLGPLTFGWYGIFLGPIIMVVTVVFIQQRLGPLLDSGSESVESDTEES, encoded by the coding sequence ATGATCCCGAACGACGATCACGACGCGACGTGGCTACGGGCAAAGATCGGGTGGTGGGCCCTGGCACTCGCACTGGCTGCCGTGTTGATCGTCGTGTTAGGAGACTACCTCGGTTGGTTCGTGTTCGGAATCTTCCTCTACTACATCGCTCGTCCGCTTTCGAGAACGTTACAACGCCGTGGATTGTCATCGGGAACGTCCGCCGTCGTAACACTTGGGCTCGTTGTCCTTCCGTTTGTGATTATCTTAGTCGTTATTACGACGTTGGCGTTCATCCAGTTCGCGACGCTGGAGCTGGCCGACTTCGAGCAAATTCTAGAATTACTCTTTCCGAACCTCCACCCGGACGATTTGCCGACGACAGAGGCCGAACTGTATCCGATTGCGGAGAACCTCGCAACTGACCCGACGGTCGCAACGGTCGGTCTCTGGGTTCAGGGGGTTCTCGAGCGGTTTCTGATGGCCACGTATCTCGCCTTCGTAACGTTCGTGTTCGCCTTCGTTCTCGTTCGTGATGAACGACGGCTTATCACGTGGGTCCGTGCCGATTTTATCGCCGAGGAGTCTCCGCTAGACCGATTCCTATGTCGGGTCGACGAGGGACTGGAGTCGGTCTTTTTCGGGTACACGCTGACGATCCTTGCGATCATGCTTTCGGCCGGCGGTATCTATCTCGCCCTCAACGAGATCGCACCAGTGGGACTCGCGATTCCGCACGTTCTGTTGCTCGCCATCGTTACCGGGCTCGCATCGACCGTCCCGCTCGTCGGCCGAACTGTCGTCTACGTCGTCATTATCGGCTATCTCGCCGTACAGGCGATTCGAACGAATCTGACTGCGCTCTGGTTTCCCGTCGTGTTTTACGTCGTTATGAGTGTTCTGTACGATGGCGTTATCCGAACGTACGTGAGACCTCACCTCTCTGGACGGCTGTTTCCAACGAGTGTCGTCCTGTTCGCGTATCTCCTCGGACCGCTGACGTTCGGATGGTACGGTATCTTTCTCGGCCCCATCATCATGGTCGTCACGGTCGTGTTTATCCAGCAGCGACTCGGTCCGTTGCTCGACAGTGGCTCGGAATCGGTCGAATCAGACACCGAAGAGTCGTGA
- a CDS encoding APC family permease: protein MSEQLGLREVVAMGVGGLIGGGIFAVLGVAAEIAGNAAFLAYLIAGGVAMASGYSYARLTAHLDEEGGSFTFVEHYTSNENVAGLVGWTLIVGYVGTMAMYAFAFGSFAANLLVGTSDTWLRGALSIGILVVFTGINLMGVRETGESQDILVYVKVAILFAFGLVGIWTIFVDHRAQPFVGGIFSKGLLAPIVGIGAIFVSFEGFQLLSYEYTDIEDGIDTMEVGIYLSIAISTVIYVLVAFVTTTVLSPKQILQSKETVLAVAASMLFADPLIQRAAFVLVAIAALFSTTSAINATLFGTARLAHKVAREGALPRLFSFQNKNGVPTWSLVIIAGLTAVFTALGTLEEITSFASIAFALVFGTVNYICFRDSDVDRSPLIPGIGLVGTVAFLPLILWHYLRTQPTMLYYVVGIFLALVILELAYSERRRL from the coding sequence ATGTCGGAACAACTTGGTCTCCGAGAAGTCGTCGCCATGGGGGTCGGGGGGCTCATCGGTGGTGGCATCTTCGCGGTACTCGGAGTCGCTGCCGAAATCGCCGGAAATGCCGCGTTCCTTGCGTATCTGATTGCCGGAGGAGTCGCAATGGCGTCCGGATACTCGTATGCACGGCTCACGGCTCACCTCGACGAAGAAGGTGGTTCATTCACGTTCGTCGAACACTATACTAGCAACGAGAACGTCGCAGGGCTGGTCGGTTGGACGTTGATCGTGGGCTACGTTGGAACCATGGCGATGTACGCCTTCGCGTTCGGATCGTTCGCGGCGAATCTTCTCGTGGGTACATCCGACACGTGGTTGCGAGGAGCCCTATCGATCGGTATCCTCGTCGTGTTCACCGGAATCAATCTCATGGGCGTGCGTGAGACCGGCGAGTCCCAGGACATCCTCGTATATGTTAAGGTAGCTATCCTCTTTGCGTTCGGACTTGTCGGCATCTGGACTATCTTTGTCGACCACCGCGCCCAGCCGTTCGTCGGTGGCATCTTCTCCAAGGGTTTGCTTGCACCGATCGTGGGCATCGGGGCCATCTTCGTCTCGTTCGAGGGGTTTCAGTTACTCTCCTACGAATACACCGACATTGAAGATGGCATCGACACCATGGAGGTGGGGATCTACCTCTCGATCGCCATCTCGACGGTGATCTACGTCCTCGTCGCGTTCGTGACGACGACCGTATTATCCCCCAAGCAGATACTCCAGTCCAAGGAGACCGTCCTCGCTGTTGCGGCGAGCATGCTTTTTGCCGATCCGTTGATCCAACGGGCAGCGTTCGTTCTCGTCGCTATCGCTGCACTGTTTTCGACCACGTCGGCAATCAACGCGACGCTGTTTGGCACGGCACGACTTGCTCACAAGGTGGCGAGAGAGGGCGCGCTGCCACGGCTGTTCTCGTTTCAGAACAAGAATGGAGTGCCCACGTGGAGTTTGGTGATCATCGCCGGCCTCACAGCCGTCTTCACGGCGCTCGGAACACTCGAGGAAATCACGTCGTTCGCGTCTATTGCGTTTGCTCTGGTCTTCGGCACCGTCAACTACATCTGCTTTCGAGACTCCGACGTCGATCGGTCCCCGTTGATTCCGGGTATCGGGCTCGTGGGCACCGTCGCGTTCCTCCCGTTGATCCTCTGGCACTACCTCCGAACACAGCCGACGATGCTCTACTACGTCGTCGGAATCTTTCTCGCACTCGTTATTTTGGAGTTAGCCTACTCGGAACGGCGTCGACTCTAA
- a CDS encoding ABC transporter permease, which produces MLFDRQFGLLEEFLVTPVDRVSVAIGRVTGSTTTAVIRGVLLLGISMVIGFRLVSWLGLVPTFVFMTLIGATFIGVGLISASRINDFHAFNLIFNFVLFPLLFRVLYPVTSFLSMLRYVTYSTRSRTASTDCAAYWREHPDSRQSSISW; this is translated from the coding sequence GTGCTGTTCGATCGACAGTTCGGATTACTGGAAGAGTTTCTCGTGACACCCGTCGACCGTGTGTCGGTCGCGATAGGGCGTGTCACAGGGAGTACGACGACTGCAGTCATTCGGGGCGTACTCCTGCTGGGAATCTCAATGGTGATCGGATTCCGTCTAGTCTCTTGGCTTGGCCTCGTGCCAACGTTTGTCTTCATGACCCTAATCGGTGCAACCTTCATCGGCGTCGGTTTGATCTCCGCCTCTCGTATCAACGATTTCCACGCGTTCAACCTGATCTTCAATTTCGTCCTCTTTCCGCTCCTCTTCCGTGTATTGTATCCGGTGACGAGCTTTCTGTCTATGCTTCGGTACGTGACGTATTCAACCCGCTCACGTACAGCATCGACGGACTGCGCGGCGTACTGGAGGGAACATCCAGATTCTCGCCAGTCCTCGATTTCGTGGTAA